The following proteins come from a genomic window of Mariniflexile sp. TRM1-10:
- the rfbB gene encoding dTDP-glucose 4,6-dehydratase, translated as MKILITGGAGFIGSHVVRLFVEKYPNYHIFNLDALTYAGNLENLKNIENKPNYTFIKGDITNETFINELFETHKFESVIHLAAESHVDRSIKDPLAFVKTNVIGTMILLNAFKNTWKNNFNNKLFYHISTDEVYGTLGETGLFTETTSYDPSSPYSASKASSDHFVRAYGETYGMPYVITNCSNNYGQNQFPEKLIPLFINNIINNKPLPVYGDGNYTRDWLYVKDHAVAIDLVFHKGKNYETYNIGGFNEWKNIDLVKLLCQQMDEKLNRQKGTSEKLITYVKDRPGHDLRYAIDASKINKELGWKPSVTFEEGLNKTIDWYLSNEDWLDHVTSGEYQLYYEKQYS; from the coding sequence ATGAAGATTTTAATTACTGGAGGAGCAGGGTTTATTGGGTCTCATGTAGTAAGGTTGTTTGTTGAAAAGTATCCAAATTATCATATTTTTAATTTAGATGCCCTTACCTATGCTGGTAATTTAGAAAACTTAAAAAACATAGAAAACAAACCAAACTATACTTTTATAAAGGGAGATATTACAAACGAAACTTTTATAAACGAATTATTTGAAACACACAAGTTTGAAAGTGTTATCCACTTAGCAGCTGAGTCTCATGTAGATCGATCTATAAAAGATCCATTGGCGTTTGTGAAAACGAACGTAATTGGCACTATGATTCTTTTAAATGCATTTAAAAACACATGGAAAAACAACTTTAACAACAAGCTGTTTTATCACATTAGTACCGATGAGGTTTATGGAACTTTAGGAGAAACAGGGTTATTTACAGAAACAACTTCTTATGATCCAAGCTCGCCTTATTCAGCATCAAAAGCTAGTTCAGACCATTTTGTGAGAGCTTATGGAGAAACTTATGGCATGCCTTATGTTATAACAAATTGTTCCAATAATTATGGGCAAAACCAATTTCCTGAAAAGTTAATTCCGTTATTTATAAATAATATCATAAATAATAAACCGTTACCTGTTTATGGCGATGGCAATTATACTAGAGATTGGTTGTATGTAAAAGATCATGCCGTTGCCATCGATTTAGTTTTTCATAAAGGAAAAAACTACGAAACCTATAATATTGGTGGCTTTAACGAATGGAAAAACATCGATTTGGTTAAGTTGTTGTGCCAACAAATGGATGAAAAACTAAATAGGCAAAAAGGGACTTCAGAGAAGTTAATAACCTATGTAAAAGACCGCCCGGGACATGATTTAAGATACGCTATTGACGCCTCAAAAATCAATAAAGAATTAGGCTGGAAACCGTCGGTTACTTTTGAAGAGGGTTTAAACAAAACCATAGATTGGTATTTAAGCAATGAAGATTGGCTTGATCATGTAACGAGTGGGGAGTATCAATTATATTATGAAAAGCAGTATAGTTAA